The Pan troglodytes isolate AG18354 chromosome 7, NHGRI_mPanTro3-v2.0_pri, whole genome shotgun sequence genome has a window encoding:
- the LOC129135798 gene encoding splicing factor 3A subunit 2-like: MEGLPGPGAGRQCPPPPPIPVTPLQAPTTLMVTEGDSQHPSVPVRALVLTAPWSMPHAPTLGLAPGPDGTWPLESAGGPQSWWSHSLPSWVSTSCLDRTLWPVRALANPAAAPPILIPHPIPCQHPKAPGGHPLCSKLLTCFLATPAVPSQPGHHHPLFIMSGLMGAWPSPEAGPGVLPSWTT, encoded by the coding sequence ATGGAGGGGCTCCCTGGGCCTGGTGCTGGACGCCAatgccctcccccaccccccatccccgTGACCCCTcttcaggcacccaccaccctgATGGTGACAGAGGGGGACAGCCAGCACCCATCTGTCCCCGTCAGGGCTCTTGTTCTCACAGCCCCCTGGAGCATGCCCCATGCCCCAACCTTGGGCCTGGCTCCTGGCCCAGATGGCACCTGGCCTCTTGAGTCTGCTGGGGGACCCCAAAGTTGGTGGTCCCATAGCCTGCCTTCCTGGGTCTCCACCTCATGCCTGGACAGGACGCTGTGGCCTGTCCGGGCCTTGGCCAACCCTGCAGCTGCACCCCCGATCCTCATCCCTCACCCCATTCCCTGCCAGCATCCTAAGGCTCCTGGCGGGCATCCTCTCTGCTCAAAATTATTGACCTGTTTCCTGGCCACACCTGCTGTGCCCTCTCAGCCAGGCCATCATCACCCCCTGTTCATTATGTCAGGCCTCATGGGAGCCTGGCCTTCTCCAGAAGCTGGCCCCGGCGTCCTCCCAAGCTGGACCACGTAG
- the MROH6 gene encoding maestro heat-like repeat-containing protein family member 6 — MAGGVWGRSRAREAPVGALTLTALTEGIRARQGQPQGPPSAGPQPKSWEVKPEAEPQTQALTAPSEAEPGRGATVPEAGSEPCSLNSALEPAPEGPHQVPQSSWEEGVLADLALYTAACLEEAGFAGTQATALTLSSALEARGERLEDQVHALVRGLLAQVPSLAEGRPWRAALRVLSALALEHARDVVCALLPRSLPPDRVAAELWRSLSRNQRVNGQVLVQLLWALKGASGPEPQALAATRALGEMLAVSGCVGATRGFYPHLLLALVTQLHKLARSPCSPDMPKIWVLSHRGPPHSHASCAVEALKALLTGDGGRMVVTCMEQAGGWRRLVGAHTHLEGVLLLASAMVAHANHHLRGLFADLLPRLRSADDPQRLTAMAFFTGLLQSRPTARLLREEVILERLLTWQGDPEPTVRWLGLLGLGHLALNRRKVRHVSTLLPALLGALGEGDARLVGAALGALRRLLLRPRAPVRLLSAELGPRLPPLLDDTRDSIRASAVGLLGTLVRRGRGGLRLGLRGPLRKLVLQSLVPLLLRLHDPSRDAAESSEWTLARCDHAFCWGLLEELVTVAHYDSPEALSHLCCRLVQRYPGHVPNFLSQTQGYLRSPQDPLRRAASVLIGFLVHHASPGCVNQDLLDSLFQDLGRLQSDPEPAVAAAAHVSAQQVAMLARARGCPRGPRLLRIAPRPARPPPVFADSPFQRRSVAGRWGCSGPR; from the exons ATGGCTGGGGGTGTGTGGGGCCGGAGCCGGGCCCGGGAGGCTCCCGTGGGGGCTCTAACCCTGACAGCACTGACTGAAGGAATCCGGGCCAGGCAGGGGCAGCCCCAGGGACCCCCTTCCGCAGGCCCTCAGCCCAAGTCCTGGGAGGTCAAACCTGAGGCTGAGCCACAGACCCAGGCACTCACCGCCCCCTCTGAGGCAGAGCCTGGACGTGGGGCCACCGTCCCTGAAGCTGGCAGCGAGCCCTGCTCCCTCAACAGTGCCCTGGAACCAGCCCCTGAGGGGCCCCACCAG GTTCCCCAGAGTTCCTGGGAGGAGGGAGTTCTTGCCGACCTCGCGTTGTACACGGCTGCCTGCCTGGAGGAGGCTGGCTTTGCAGGGACCCAGGCGACAGCGCTCACCCTGTCCTCAGCCCTGGAGGCCCGGGGGGAGCGGTTGGAGGACCAG GTGCATGCTCTGGTGCGTGGGCTGCTGGCGCAGGTGCCCAGCCTAGCGGAGGGGAGGCCCTGGAGGGCGGCCCTGCGAGTGCTGAGCGCACTGGCCCTGGAGCATGCGCGGGACGTGGTGTGTGCGCTGCTACCCCGCTCTCTGCCCCCCGATCG GGTAGCAGCCGAGCTCTGGCGCAGCCTAAGCCGTAACCAGCGTGTAAATGGGCAGGTGCTGGTGCAACTGCTGTGGGCGCTGAAGGGTGCTTCGGGGCCCGAGCCCCAGGCACTGGCG GCCACACGTGCTCTTGGGGAGATGCTGGCTGTTTCGGGCTGCGTGGGAGCCACGAGGGGCTTCTACCCACATCTGCTGCTTGCGCTGGTCACACAGCTGCACAAGCTAGCCCGCAGCCCGTGCTCCCCTGACATGCCCAAGATTTGGGTTCTGTCCCACCGAGGGCCACCACACAGCCATGCCAG CTGCGCCGTGGAGGCCCTGAAGGCCCTGCTCACCGGGGATGGAGGCCGCATGGTGGTCACGTGCATGGAGCAGgcgggaggctggaggaggctggTGGGAGCCCACACCCACCTGGAGGGCGTCCTGCTGCTGGCCAG TgctatggtggcacatgccaacCACCACCTGCGAGGCCTCTTCGCAGACTTGCTTCCTCGGCTTCGCAGCGCGGACGACCCGCAGCGTCTCACGGCTATGGCCTTCTTCACAGGG CTGTTGCAGAGCCGGCCCACCGCACGGCTCCTGCGAGAGGAGGTCATCCTGGAGCGGCTCCTCACCTGGCAGGGAGACCCCGAACCCACGGTGCGCTGGTTGGGTCTGCTGGGCCTGGGCCACCTCGCGCTGAATCGCAGGAAg GTGCGGCACGTGAGCACGCTGCTGCCGGCGCTCCTGGGCGCACTGGGCGAAGGCGACGCGCGGCTCGTGGGCGCAGCGCTGGGCGCCCTGAGGAGGCTCCTGCTGCGGCCCCGGGCGCCTGTGCGGCTCCTGAGCGCGGAGCTGGGACCGCGCCTCCCTCCGCTACTGGACGAC ACACGGGACTCAATCCGCGCCTCGGCCGTCGGGCTCCTTGGGACTCTGGTGCGCCGGGGCCGGGGCGGGCTCCGGCTGGGGCTCCGCGGCCCCCTGCGGAAGCTGGTGCTGCAGAGTCTCGTGCCGCTGCTGTTGCGCCTGCATGACCCCAGCAGGGACGCTGCTGAG AGCTCAGAGTGGACCCTGGCCCGCTGTGACCACGCCTTTTGCTGGGGCCTGCTGGAGGAGTTGGTCACCGTGGCCCACTATGACAGCCCCGAGGCCCTGAGCCACCTCTGCTGCCGCCTG GTTCAGCGATACCCAGGCCACGTGCCCAACTTCCTGAGCCAGACCCAGGGCTACCTGCGGAGTCCACAGGACCCCCTGCGCCGGGCAGCCTCCGTGCTTATAG GCTTCCTTGTCCACCACGCCAGCCCCGGCTGTGTCAACCAGGACCTGCTGGACTCCCTGTTCCAGG ACCTAGGGCGGCTGCAGAGCGACCCCGAGCCGGCCGTGGCCGCAGCAGCACACGTGTCCGCCCAGCAGGTGGCGATGCTGGCCCGAGCCCGGGGCTGCCCCCGTGGGCCCCGCCTTCTCCGCATCGCCCCGCGCCCCGCCCGGCCCCCACCAGTCTTCGCCGACAGCCCCTTCCAGCGCCGGAGCGTCGCGGGCCGCTGGGGCTGCTCCGGACCCCGCTGA
- the NAPRT gene encoding nicotinate phosphoribosyltransferase isoform X2: protein MAAEQDPEARAAEQDPEARAAARPLLTDLYQATMALGYWRAGRARDAAEFELFFRRCPFGGAFALAAGLRDCVRFLRAFRLRDADVQFLASVLPPDTDPAFFEHLRALDCSEVTVRALPEGSLAFPGVPLLQVSGPLLVVQLLETPLLCLVSYASLVATNAARLRLIAGPEKRLLEMGLRRAQGPDGGLTASTYSYLGGFDSSSNVLAGQLRGVPVAGTLAHSFVTSFSGSEVPPDPVSPSSKPCCLQATGPKPAVALARGVPPRQVTPVLSQEAGTGCITFALKLGCPWLLPGLILHSWPPFFTDSVLQMLAPAAGEGPGVDLAAKAQVWLEQVCAHLGLGVQEPHPGERAAFVAYALAFPRAFQGLLDSYSVWRSGLPNFLAVALALGELGYRAAGVRLDSGDLLQQAQEIRKVFRAAAARFQVPWLESVLIVVSNNIDEEALARLAQEGSEVNVIGIGTSVVTCPQQPSLGGVYKLVAVGGQPRMKLTEDPEKQTLPGSKAAFRLLGSDGSPLMDMLQLAEEPVPQAGQELRVWPPGAREPCTVRPAQVEPLLRLCLQQGQLCEPLPSLAESRALAQLSLSRLSPEHRRLQSPAQYQVGGRPALSFCPVHPRPHPAHRSPPLLPAGGAVREAAGPGEQSVCGAVPLRVGAGLTGNNTNHSLFPTACPVLFVSFVHPAHGLRLPGWGWAGVGNLSSR from the exons ATGGCGGCGGAGCAGGACCCCGAGGCGCGGGCGGCGGAGCAGGACCCCGAGGCGCGGGCGGCGGCGCGGCCGCTGCTCACTGACCTCTACCAGGCCACCATGGCGTTGGGCTATTGGCGCGCGGGCCGGGCGCGGGACGCCGCCGAGTTCGAGCTCTTCTTCCGCCGCTGCCCGTTCGGCGGCGCCTTCGCCTTGGCCGCCGGCTTGCGCGACTGTGTGCGCTTCCTGCGCGCCTTCCGCCTGCGGGACGCCG ACGTGCAGTTCCTGGCCTCGGTGCTGCCCCCAGACACGGACCCTGCGTTCTTCGAGCACCTTCGGGCCCTCGACTGCTCCGAGGTGACGGTGCGAGCCCTGCCCGAGGGCTCCCTCGCCTTCCCGGGC GTGCCGCTCCTGCAGGTGTCCGGGCCGCTCCTGGTGGTGCAGCTGCTGGAGACACCGCTGCTCTGCCTGGTCAGCTACGCCAG CCTGGTGGCCACCAATGCAGCGCGGCTTCGCTTGATCGCAGGGCCAGAGAAGCGGCTGCTAGAGATGGGCCTGAGGCGGGCTCAGGGCCCCGATGGGGGCCTGACAGCCTCCACCTACAGCTACCTGGGCG gcttcGACAGCAGCAGCAACGTGCTAGCGGGCCAGCTGCGAGGTGTGCCGGTGGCCGGGACCCTGGCCCACTCCTTCGTCACTTCCTTTTCAGGCAGCGAGGTGCCCCCTGACCCGGTCAGTCCCTCCTCTAAACCCTGCTGTCTCCAGGCGACAGGCCCCAAGCCAGCCGTTGCCCTGGCGAGAGGTGTGCCACCCAGGCAGGTCACCCCAGTGCTGTCCCAGGAAGCTGGCACGGGCTGCATTACCTTTGCTCTCAAACTAGGGTGTCCCTGGCTGCTCCCAGGCCTCATCTTGCATTCCTGGCCCCCATTCTTCACCGACTCTGTTCTACAGATGTTGGCGCCCGCAGCTGGTGAGGGCCCTGGGGTGGACCTGGCAGCCAAAGCCCAGGTGTGGCTGGAGCAGGTGTGTGCCCAcctggggctgggggtgcaggAGCCGCACCCAGGCGAGCGGGCAGCCTTTGTGGCCTATGCCTTGGCCTTTCCCCGGGCCTTCCAGGGCCTCCTGGACTCCTACAGCGTGTGGAG GAGTGGTCTCCCCAACTTCCTAGCAGTCGCCCTGGCCCTGGGAGAGCTGGGCTACCGGGCAGCGGGCGTGAGGCTGGACAGCGGTGACCTGCTACAGCAGGCTCAGGAGATCCGCAAGGTCTTCCGAGCTGCTGCAGCCCG GTTCCAGGTGCCCTGGCTGGAGTCAGTCCTCATCGTAGTCAGCAACAACATTGACGAGGAGGCGCTGGCCCGACTGGCCCAGGAG ggCAGTGAGGTGAATGTCATTGGCATTGGCACCAGTGTGGTCACCTGCCCCCAACAGCCTTCCCTGGGTGGCGTCTATAAG CTGGTGGCCGTGGGGGGCCAGCCACGAATGAAGCTGACCGAGGACCCCGAGAAGCAGACGTTGCCTGGGAGCAAGGCTGCTTTCCGGCTCCTGGGCTCTGACG GGTCTCCACTCATGGACATGCTGCAGTTAGCAGAAGAGCCAGTGCCACaggctgggcaggagctgagggTGTGGCCTCCAGGGGCCCGGGAGCCCTGCACCGTGAGGCCAGCCCAGGTGGAGCCACTACTGCGGCTCTGCCTCCAGCAGGGACAG CTGTGTGAGCCGCTCCCATCCCTGGCAGAGTCTAGAGCCTTGGCCCAGCTGTCCCTGAGCCGACTCAGCCCTGAGCACAGGCGGCTGCAGAGCCCTGCACAGTACCAGGTTGGGGGGAGGCCCGCCCTGTCATTCTGCCCTGTGCACCCCCGCCCTCACCCTGCCCACCGCTCCCCTCCTCTGCTCCCTGCAGGTGGTGCTGTCCGAGAGGCTGCAGGCCCTGGTGAACAGTCTGTGTGCGGGGCAGTCCCCCTGAGAGTCGGAGCGGGGCTGACTGGAAACAACACGAATCACTCACTTTTCCCCACAGCTTGTCCTGTGTTGTTTGTGTCGTTTGTTCACCCAGCCCACGGGCTGCGCCTCccgggctggggctgggctggagtCGGGAATCTGAGCTCGAGGTAG
- the NAPRT gene encoding nicotinate phosphoribosyltransferase isoform X3, which produces MAAEQDPEARAAEQDPEARAAARPLLTDLYQATMALGYWRAGRARDAAEFELFFRRCPFGGAFALAAGLRDCVRFLRAFRLRDADVQFLASVLPPDTDPAFFEHLRALDCSEVTVRALPEGSLAFPGVPLLQVSGPLLVVQLLETPLLCLVSYASLVATNAARLRLIAGPEKRLLEMGLRRAQGPDGGLTASTYSYLGGFDSSSNVLAGQLRGVPVAGTLAHSFVTSFSGSEVPPDPMLAPAAGEGPGVDLAAKAQVWLEQVCAHLGLGVQEPHPGERAAFVAYALAFPRAFQGLLDSYSVWRSGLPNFLAVALALGELGYRAAGVRLDSGDLLQQAQEIRKVFRAAAARFQVPWLESVLIVVSNNIDEEALARLAQEGSEVNVIGIGTSVVTCPQQPSLGGVYKLVAVGGQPRMKLTEDPEKQTLPGSKAAFRLLGSDGSPLMDMLQLAEEPVPQAGQELRVWPPGAREPCTVRPAQVEPLLRLCLQQGQLCEPLPSLAESRALAQLSLSRLSPEHRRLQSPAQYQVVLSERLQALVNSLCAGQSP; this is translated from the exons ATGGCGGCGGAGCAGGACCCCGAGGCGCGGGCGGCGGAGCAGGACCCCGAGGCGCGGGCGGCGGCGCGGCCGCTGCTCACTGACCTCTACCAGGCCACCATGGCGTTGGGCTATTGGCGCGCGGGCCGGGCGCGGGACGCCGCCGAGTTCGAGCTCTTCTTCCGCCGCTGCCCGTTCGGCGGCGCCTTCGCCTTGGCCGCCGGCTTGCGCGACTGTGTGCGCTTCCTGCGCGCCTTCCGCCTGCGGGACGCCG ACGTGCAGTTCCTGGCCTCGGTGCTGCCCCCAGACACGGACCCTGCGTTCTTCGAGCACCTTCGGGCCCTCGACTGCTCCGAGGTGACGGTGCGAGCCCTGCCCGAGGGCTCCCTCGCCTTCCCGGGC GTGCCGCTCCTGCAGGTGTCCGGGCCGCTCCTGGTGGTGCAGCTGCTGGAGACACCGCTGCTCTGCCTGGTCAGCTACGCCAG CCTGGTGGCCACCAATGCAGCGCGGCTTCGCTTGATCGCAGGGCCAGAGAAGCGGCTGCTAGAGATGGGCCTGAGGCGGGCTCAGGGCCCCGATGGGGGCCTGACAGCCTCCACCTACAGCTACCTGGGCG gcttcGACAGCAGCAGCAACGTGCTAGCGGGCCAGCTGCGAGGTGTGCCGGTGGCCGGGACCCTGGCCCACTCCTTCGTCACTTCCTTTTCAGGCAGCGAGGTGCCCCCTGACCCG ATGTTGGCGCCCGCAGCTGGTGAGGGCCCTGGGGTGGACCTGGCAGCCAAAGCCCAGGTGTGGCTGGAGCAGGTGTGTGCCCAcctggggctgggggtgcaggAGCCGCACCCAGGCGAGCGGGCAGCCTTTGTGGCCTATGCCTTGGCCTTTCCCCGGGCCTTCCAGGGCCTCCTGGACTCCTACAGCGTGTGGAG GAGTGGTCTCCCCAACTTCCTAGCAGTCGCCCTGGCCCTGGGAGAGCTGGGCTACCGGGCAGCGGGCGTGAGGCTGGACAGCGGTGACCTGCTACAGCAGGCTCAGGAGATCCGCAAGGTCTTCCGAGCTGCTGCAGCCCG GTTCCAGGTGCCCTGGCTGGAGTCAGTCCTCATCGTAGTCAGCAACAACATTGACGAGGAGGCGCTGGCCCGACTGGCCCAGGAG ggCAGTGAGGTGAATGTCATTGGCATTGGCACCAGTGTGGTCACCTGCCCCCAACAGCCTTCCCTGGGTGGCGTCTATAAG CTGGTGGCCGTGGGGGGCCAGCCACGAATGAAGCTGACCGAGGACCCCGAGAAGCAGACGTTGCCTGGGAGCAAGGCTGCTTTCCGGCTCCTGGGCTCTGACG GGTCTCCACTCATGGACATGCTGCAGTTAGCAGAAGAGCCAGTGCCACaggctgggcaggagctgagggTGTGGCCTCCAGGGGCCCGGGAGCCCTGCACCGTGAGGCCAGCCCAGGTGGAGCCACTACTGCGGCTCTGCCTCCAGCAGGGACAG CTGTGTGAGCCGCTCCCATCCCTGGCAGAGTCTAGAGCCTTGGCCCAGCTGTCCCTGAGCCGACTCAGCCCTGAGCACAGGCGGCTGCAGAGCCCTGCACAGTACCAG GTGGTGCTGTCCGAGAGGCTGCAGGCCCTGGTGAACAGTCTGTGTGCGGGGCAGTCCCCCTGA
- the NAPRT gene encoding nicotinate phosphoribosyltransferase isoform X1: MAAEQDPEARAAEQDPEARAAARPLLTDLYQATMALGYWRAGRARDAAEFELFFRRCPFGGAFALAAGLRDCVRFLRAFRLRDADVQFLASVLPPDTDPAFFEHLRALDCSEVTVRALPEGSLAFPGVPLLQVSGPLLVVQLLETPLLCLVSYASLVATNAARLRLIAGPEKRLLEMGLRRAQGPDGGLTASTYSYLGGFDSSSNVLAGQLRGVPVAGTLAHSFVTSFSGSEVPPDPVSPSSKPCCLQATGPKPAVALARGVPPRQVTPVLSQEAGTGCITFALKLGCPWLLPGLILHSWPPFFTDSVLQMLAPAAGEGPGVDLAAKAQVWLEQVCAHLGLGVQEPHPGERAAFVAYALAFPRAFQGLLDSYSVWRSGLPNFLAVALALGELGYRAAGVRLDSGDLLQQAQEIRKVFRAAAARFQVPWLESVLIVVSNNIDEEALARLAQEGSEVNVIGIGTSVVTCPQQPSLGGVYKLVAVGGQPRMKLTEDPEKQTLPGSKAAFRLLGSDGSPLMDMLQLAEEPVPQAGQELRVWPPGAREPCTVRPAQVEPLLRLCLQQGQLCEPLPSLAESRALAQLSLSRLSPEHRRLQSPAQYQVVLSERLQALVNSLCAGQSP; this comes from the exons ATGGCGGCGGAGCAGGACCCCGAGGCGCGGGCGGCGGAGCAGGACCCCGAGGCGCGGGCGGCGGCGCGGCCGCTGCTCACTGACCTCTACCAGGCCACCATGGCGTTGGGCTATTGGCGCGCGGGCCGGGCGCGGGACGCCGCCGAGTTCGAGCTCTTCTTCCGCCGCTGCCCGTTCGGCGGCGCCTTCGCCTTGGCCGCCGGCTTGCGCGACTGTGTGCGCTTCCTGCGCGCCTTCCGCCTGCGGGACGCCG ACGTGCAGTTCCTGGCCTCGGTGCTGCCCCCAGACACGGACCCTGCGTTCTTCGAGCACCTTCGGGCCCTCGACTGCTCCGAGGTGACGGTGCGAGCCCTGCCCGAGGGCTCCCTCGCCTTCCCGGGC GTGCCGCTCCTGCAGGTGTCCGGGCCGCTCCTGGTGGTGCAGCTGCTGGAGACACCGCTGCTCTGCCTGGTCAGCTACGCCAG CCTGGTGGCCACCAATGCAGCGCGGCTTCGCTTGATCGCAGGGCCAGAGAAGCGGCTGCTAGAGATGGGCCTGAGGCGGGCTCAGGGCCCCGATGGGGGCCTGACAGCCTCCACCTACAGCTACCTGGGCG gcttcGACAGCAGCAGCAACGTGCTAGCGGGCCAGCTGCGAGGTGTGCCGGTGGCCGGGACCCTGGCCCACTCCTTCGTCACTTCCTTTTCAGGCAGCGAGGTGCCCCCTGACCCGGTCAGTCCCTCCTCTAAACCCTGCTGTCTCCAGGCGACAGGCCCCAAGCCAGCCGTTGCCCTGGCGAGAGGTGTGCCACCCAGGCAGGTCACCCCAGTGCTGTCCCAGGAAGCTGGCACGGGCTGCATTACCTTTGCTCTCAAACTAGGGTGTCCCTGGCTGCTCCCAGGCCTCATCTTGCATTCCTGGCCCCCATTCTTCACCGACTCTGTTCTACAGATGTTGGCGCCCGCAGCTGGTGAGGGCCCTGGGGTGGACCTGGCAGCCAAAGCCCAGGTGTGGCTGGAGCAGGTGTGTGCCCAcctggggctgggggtgcaggAGCCGCACCCAGGCGAGCGGGCAGCCTTTGTGGCCTATGCCTTGGCCTTTCCCCGGGCCTTCCAGGGCCTCCTGGACTCCTACAGCGTGTGGAG GAGTGGTCTCCCCAACTTCCTAGCAGTCGCCCTGGCCCTGGGAGAGCTGGGCTACCGGGCAGCGGGCGTGAGGCTGGACAGCGGTGACCTGCTACAGCAGGCTCAGGAGATCCGCAAGGTCTTCCGAGCTGCTGCAGCCCG GTTCCAGGTGCCCTGGCTGGAGTCAGTCCTCATCGTAGTCAGCAACAACATTGACGAGGAGGCGCTGGCCCGACTGGCCCAGGAG ggCAGTGAGGTGAATGTCATTGGCATTGGCACCAGTGTGGTCACCTGCCCCCAACAGCCTTCCCTGGGTGGCGTCTATAAG CTGGTGGCCGTGGGGGGCCAGCCACGAATGAAGCTGACCGAGGACCCCGAGAAGCAGACGTTGCCTGGGAGCAAGGCTGCTTTCCGGCTCCTGGGCTCTGACG GGTCTCCACTCATGGACATGCTGCAGTTAGCAGAAGAGCCAGTGCCACaggctgggcaggagctgagggTGTGGCCTCCAGGGGCCCGGGAGCCCTGCACCGTGAGGCCAGCCCAGGTGGAGCCACTACTGCGGCTCTGCCTCCAGCAGGGACAG CTGTGTGAGCCGCTCCCATCCCTGGCAGAGTCTAGAGCCTTGGCCCAGCTGTCCCTGAGCCGACTCAGCCCTGAGCACAGGCGGCTGCAGAGCCCTGCACAGTACCAG GTGGTGCTGTCCGAGAGGCTGCAGGCCCTGGTGAACAGTCTGTGTGCGGGGCAGTCCCCCTGA